DNA from Massilia antarctica:
GGCCGTCTTGGTTTGCACCAGATCGGCCAGGTTGCCGTACAGCGCCTGCAGGCGGTCGGCCATGTCGTTGAATCCCTGCGCCAGCTGGCCGAATTCGTCGGCGCTGTCGACCTCCAGGCGCACTTCGAAATCCTTCTCCTTCATGCGGTGCAAGCTTTCGTGCAGGCGCGTCACGGGTTCGATGATGAGGCTGAACATGAGGTAGATCAGGCTGACGGTACCGATCAGGGCCATGGCCAGCAGGGCCAGCTGGGAAGCGCGCAGCCAGAAAGTGCGCGTTTCACTGTCGCGCTCGATCAGCTGGACCAGCGCGTTGACCCTGCCGGCAAAGCGGTCGGTGCGCGCCAGGTAGCGCTGCAGTGCCTCCGGGTCCGCTGCCTGGCGCGTCGCCAGCGCCTGGGCCGCCGGACGCAGTTCGCGCCGCCAGTCACTGTCGATCCGTTCGAATTCGCCGCGGATGGCGCCGGTCGGCGGCAGGAACAGGGGACGCTGCGGGTCACCTTGGTGCAGCTGGACCAGGGTGGCGTCAATCTGCCCCATCTGCTGGGCGGCGCTGGCCAGGCGCGGCGCGGCGCCGGCCGTGTCGCCCTGGCCGGTCTGCGAGAGCAGGATCGCCAGCCGGTAGCTGCTCATGCGCAGGCTGCCGGTATCGTTGATGGCGGCCGCGCTGCCTTCGAGCTGCCAGGACAGGTACAGGGTCACGCCGATGGCGCACAGGGCCAGCGCGAGAAAGCCCAGCAGCGCGCCGACGATCTTGGTCGAGAGCTTGTGACGGGATGGAATCAGGGTGTTGAGGGTCATGGGTGCTCCTTGCTGACGCCATGATACGCTGCCGCGCCGCAAAACGTTCCCGCCGGGATGGCGCTCATCCACCGGTCTGCGACATGAAACGGATGATTTTGCCGGGTTGCTCGCGAAATTCGTGTTTTTCGGGCTTGAGTTCGATGGCGGCGCGGATCGCCTGCTCCAGTTCGGCACCGCTGGCGCCGCCGCGCAGCAAGGGCCGCATGTCGACCTTGTCTTCCTGGCCGAGGCACAGATAGAGCGTGCCGTCGACCGACAGGCGCACGCGGTTGCAGTCGGCGCAAAAATGCTGGGACATGGGAGTGATGAAACCGACGCTGGTGCGCCCGTCCGGCGTGGCCAGGTAGCGCGCCGGACCACCGCCGAGCTTGGCGGGCTGGTGGATCAGGCCGAAATGGCGGCGCAGGTGGCGTTCGACCGGGCCCAGGTCGAGCCAGCTTGTGTCACGCCCGCTGGCGCCCATGGGCATCGCTTCGATCAGGCGCAGCACGAACTGGTGCTCGATGCAAAAGGCGACCATGGCATCGATCTGGTGCTCGTTGACGCCGCGCAAGGCCACCATATTGATCTTGATCGGATCGAAACCGGCGGCCTTGCCGGCCATGATGCCGTCGAGGATCATGCCAAGGCTGTCGCGCCCGGTGATCTGATGCATGCAGGCGCGGTCGAGCGAATCGAGGCTGACGTTGATGCGCGAGACCCCCGCCGCGCGCAGTTCGCCGGCGTGGTGAGCAAGGCGGGTGGCGTTGGTCGAGAGCGACAGGTCGTCGATGCCGGGCAAGCTGGAGAGGCGCCCGGCCAGTTCAGCCAGGTTGCGGCGCAGCAGCGGCTCGCCGCCGGTCAGGCGCAAACGGCGCGTGCCGAGGCGGGCAAAGGCGGCCACGACGCGCTCGATTTCATCGAAGGTGAGCCAGTGCTGCGGTTCCTCGAATCCCTTGAAGCCCTTGGGGATGCAATAGCTGCAACGCAGGTCGCAGCGGTCCGTCACCGACAGGCGCAGGTATTCGATTGATCGCCCGTACCGGTCGCGCAACATGGCCCTGCTCCTCTGAAGATTGATGACAGGCCGATTGTAGCGGGACGGGACGGATTTGAATGTGCCCATGACGGGCTAGCGCGGCTAGTTATAAAGGACTAGACGGCGCGGTTTTTCGCGCAGTGCGGAAGGCTTTTGTGTGACAATTTGTCATCCCGATCTTGACTGTCCGTTAACCATGCTCACTACACTTGCCATTGCCAATTACCGCTCGCTGCGCGACCTGATCCTGCCCCTGCAACAGTTGAATGTCATTACGGGAGCCAACGGCAGCGGCAAGTCGAGCGTGTACCGCGCGCTGCGCCTGCTGGCCGAAACGGCGCAAGGCGGGCTGATTCCGGCCTTGGCGCGCGAGGGTGGCTTGCAGTCGACCCTGTGGGCGGGGCCGGAGAATATCTCGCGGGCGATGCTCGAAGGACGGCACGAGGTACAGGGAACGCGGCGCACGGAAACGGTCAATCTGCGCCTGGGTTTTGCCAGCGATGCCAGCAGTTACCTGATCGACCTCGGCTTGCCGCTCAAGTCGGATATGCCCAGCGCATTCATGCTCGACCCGCATATCAAGCGCGAGTGCATCTGGAGCGGCCCCTTCCTGCGGCGCGGGGGCCTGTTCGCCGAGCGCGCCGGCGCGGTCGTCAAATTCAAGGACAGCGCCGGCGAATGGCGCGTGCTGAGCGCGCCGCTGGCCACGTTCGACAGCATGCTGACCCAGCTCGGCGACATGCGCGACGGCGTGGAGATGCTGCAGTTGCGCGAGCAAGTACGCGCATGGCGCTTTTACGACCACTTCCGCACCGATGCCGACGCGCCAGCCCGCCGCGCGCAGATCGGCACGCACGCGCCGGTGCTTAGCAATGATGGCCACGACCTGGCGGCGGCGATCCAGACCATCATCGAGATCGGCGATGCCGACGCCCTGCACGAAGCGGTGGACGACGCCTTTCCCGGCGCCGTGCTGGAGGTAGGCGTCAACGACGGACGCTTCGAGCTGTTCATGCAGCAGCACGGCTTGCTGCGCCGGATGCGCACCAGCGAGCTGTCGGACGGGACCTTGCGCTACCTGCTATGGATCGCCGCCCTGCTCACCCCGCGTCCGCCCGAACTGCTGGTGCTGAACGAACCGGAAACGAGCTTGCACCCCGACCTGCTGGCGCCGCTCGGACGCCTGATGGGCAAGGCGGCACGGCATTCGCAGATCATTGCGGTGTCGCACGCCGGCGGGCTGATCGCATCGCTGGAAAACCAGCGCGGCTATCAGTCGATTTGCCTGGAAAAGGAGTTTGGCGCGACCCGGGTCGTGGGCATGCGCGAGCTGGAGAAACCGGCGTGGCACTGGACCACGCGCTGAGATGCCAGGCGCGCCTGTAGCGGACGCGCCGCTTCCTGCCTGCGATCAGAAGCCAGGTATTGGCCCCTCGGTTTCATAGCTCACGGCGTCGGCTTCGCCTTCGATCAGCGCAGGCAACTGCGCAGCGAGGGTCTTGAAATGCGGCGTCTGGTAGTGTGCATCCAGATCGGCCCGGCTCTTCCACAGCTCGAAAAAAACGAACTTGTTCGGGGTATGCGGCGATTGAAGGAAGTCGTAGCGAATGCAGCCGGGCTCGGCGCGCGAGAGCGGCGCCAGCATGGCGGCGAGTTCGATCAGGGCCTGGGCTGCGTCCGGTTTGGCGGTGAGTGTTACGGAAAAAACCAGCATGTGTGCTCCATGGCGTACGTTGAAAAGAAAAGTTTGTGGCGGGTTAATCGACGCACTTGCGCGATTAAAACTTCGACAATCTTTCCTGAATTATATCCGTCCTTCTCCAACGCCGTTGGCGCAGCCCGATTTTGCCGGCCGGCACCGAACAGCAGGCGCGAAAGCCTGCTGGGTTAGGTGCGCCACATACCGCACCGCTCCTCATGCGTACCATGAGATCTGCTTGCTCCGCTGCCGGAGCATCGAACGTATTGACGATGAAAGCGGAAACGGACATGGACTCGATTAACAAGAACCAGCCGGAAGACAACTACAAGGATTTGGGCGGCAGCGACGCGCTCAAGAAACTGAAAGCGCTGGTCGACAGCGCGGAAACCTGCTTCTTCTGCACCCGGCATGGAGGCAGTGCCAGGCCCATGAGCGTGCGCCAGCTGGATGAACAGGGCAACCTGTGGTTCCTGAGCGCCGACGACAGCCACAAAAATGCGGAAATCGCCGCTGATCCGGCCGTCAAACTCTATTTTCAGGGTTCGACCCATTCCGAGTTCCTCGTGCTCGACGGCGCGGCCAGCATCACGCGCGACAAGGCCAGGATCAAGGAACTGTGGAACTTCATCCTGAAAACCTGGTTTTCCGAGGGCGAAGACGATGCGCGCATTCCCGCCATCAAGGTCACGCCGGGCCAGGGCTACTACTGGGATAACAAGCACGGCAAGGCGGTCGCGGGCGTGAAGATGCTGGTGGGCACGGTGATCGGCAAATGCTCGACGATTCGATCGAAGGCAACATCGCGCTGTAGCGGCGGGTATTGCGGCCGCTATCGGACTGCCCACACCCGCAAGGCCGGAATGATCGATAGCGCGGCGCCCGCAAAAGCATCCAAATCGACCATCAGTTCGCGCATCCGACATGGGCCTGGACGTCAACCGTTTATAAGCGGATGCTGAAACGAACTACAGTAGTCGCGGTCCCTCGCGTTCCTCTTCCAATCGATAAATGTCGCGTAAAAAAGCCACGCCGTTCTCGCTGCGCTCAACGTCATCGAACCATTGCTCGATCTGATCTGGGGGGTTAATGGTGAGAATATTTGAGACATTGCAATTTGGCAATTTCACATCGATTTCAATCAGGTAGCAGGGCTGGGGACGATGCTTGCTGACATACGCCTCCATCTTCACCGTAGCGCGGATCGGACCATATTTCTCATGGATATAGCTTGCGTCCGCCGTGCAAGGGAGCGCCTCGTCAAACGACGGCGCCTCCTCGACCTGTTTTCTGATGTGCGCCACTGCACGGCGCACCTCGTTTTCACCCAAATAACTATTTTTCGACATATGTATTCAATATTCAAACAAATTGAAACGGATCAGCGCCTGCTTTCGCTGAGACTTTGCTCGTCAGCAGCGGATCTATTGACAAAAATCGCTGCTATTTCAACAGCTTGAGCTCCTTATTCGCTTTAACCAGATTCTCGACCGTCAAATTCTCAGGAATTCCACGCGGCAATGTCACCGGAGGCGCTACCTCTCCACTCTCAATCCTTCGGGCATTCGTATAGTGGTCTTTAAGGTAATCGCGATAGACTTGCTGGTCGGCTTTCGACAAATTCTGCGCAGAATTTCGCAAGGGATCGAGAATCGCTGAAGCTTGCGGCAACGTTTCGGGAGGAAAAGCGCCGGCGTAAGGCTTGTTCAGGAAAGCATCATATGGAATATGTTCGGCGTCCGCGACCGCGAGCACCTTGGGCCCCATCAGCTGCATTTCTCCACGCACCCCCGAAGGATACTTTACATACACCATTCCAGCAGTGTAGCCTGAATCGTATTCGACCATCTGCGCATCCATTGTCTTCCCCACACTTGCTGCAGCATCCTTCAACTGCGCAAGGTAACCTTTGGTCAGATAGGGGGTACCATCTTTACCAACCAAACTGTTTACGCGCGTAACTTCTAAATCGCCATTACGAATTGCAGCATCCAGATTATCAACGAGCGTGTTCATGTTCTTCGGCGTCGGGTTTTCGAGCACGGCGCGGGTACCGACTGCGTCCTACAGGTTATCGATCGCACTGTCTGTCGTCGATATTTCTGACGTCCATTTATTGTCGAGCGCTCTCTGGAGCCGGTTGGCTGCCGAGCCAGGTTCCTTCGCCCTCGCGCTGACGATCGCATCCGGGCCAGCAATCTCCTGGGTTAATCTCGTCGCTAGCGGAATCTCTTTCGCATAAATGGCATGCGCTTCCTTCGTCACTTTCAGCAGCGCGGCGGCACTGGCATCTGCCGCGCCAGCCGCGTTGGCCGTTTTCATACCCGGCAGTCCACCTTTGACAAATCCCATGCCCGGCGTAACCGGGCGTGGGAACACGCCGTTGGCCAGACCCGAGCCGAGTTTTCCTCCTAGCAAGCCGCCGATGACACTGCCGCCCAAGGCCGACCATTTCTGGCCATCGGTTCCCTCGCCGAAGACCTTACCTCCGACAAAGCCACCGAGCATGCCGCCGCCAATGCCGAGTCCCAGCCCGGCGACGGCAACCACCGGACCGGCCAGGATCACGGCAGACGCCACGCCTACCACCGTCATCGCCGTATGAACGGCCGGCGGCACCAACTCTTCCGGACTGATCACATCGGTCTTGACGGTGCCGCCGCCGATAAACACGTTCCCGGACCATCGGTGATGACGGCGCTGCACGCGATTGTATCGTCCACTCTGGCTGCCGGCAAACCGTTGATATAGACCGACGCGCTGCCGGTGGCAATCGGCAAGGGCACTTGCGGGTGTTTGGCGCAGAAGGTCATGTCGACATTTCCAGTCTAAAAAATGTCTAATGACTTAGTGTATCCAAAATTCCGCCACTCAACGTCCTCAATATTCTCATTGGCAAGTATAGATATATTAATTTTCCATCGCTGAAATAATATTCCGAGATAATTGAATTTTCAGATTCGCCCGCGTATCGCGTCAATTCGCTCAATTTTTCCTTATCAGACTTCAACCTGAAATCATTAACATCATCGATATCCAGATCTCGCTCAACCAAGACACCGGAAAAAAATTTGTCAAAAGAATCAGAATCTCCAAGCAGGCAACTCATAAGAAATCCATTGATACTTTCATGGACTATCCCATATAACTCACCTTCCTCGTACGAATAAATTTTTCCAGATTCATAATGTATGCAAAACGAAAGATCCATAAAGCTCGTTCCAAAATATGCGTACCCATCTGGCACTTCCATCTCAGGATAGTCTTCGATATAGACTCGTTTAAAACTAGCAAAATCAAAATCGCCGCCATAATTCTTGAAAATCTTCAACCTCGCCCCAGAATTACTACCATAACGCATCAAAAAATGGAGGTGATCTTCCCGCAACGGAATCTTATGTTCGCGCCCGAAATTTTGAATTTCAAATTCAGCAACCGGGTCCGCATCGTCAACATGGCGGGCCATCAAATCGACCAATTTATTTATCATGTTCGCTCCCAGTCACACAATCTAATTTGTCAGAATCAAATTCTTTCCGGCAACTGCTGTGTTGTGATATTTCATAGTTCGCCGGATCGGTACAGGTTAGACCATTCTCGTTATACACAACTCAGCCGTGCCCCTCGCGCATCGACTGTAATGCAGTGGCCACATCCATCACGCGCTGCAATCCTTGCCAGATCGTCTTGACGCCGGGTTCGCCGTCGCTCTTGCGGCCAAGGAAGCCGCCGAGCTGAGCGATCAATCGTAGCACCTCGTTGAGGCGCGGCGGTTCGGTCGGCTGAGGCTTCTTCGAGAGCAGATACGCGCCCCGAATTTCATCGGGGTCGAAGAATAGAGCGGCATCGAGATCCGGGCAGGTCCGGCCGAGGCGCATCAGGTAGGCCACCCGCCAGGCAACAATCATGAACAGCGCCAGTGCCCGTTCGATACGATCAATCGCCGAAAGTTGGAGCGCCTCGACCTTGCAGCCATTCTTGAGGACATTGAAATAGATCTCGATTTCCCAGCGTGCGCGATACCAGTCAATCAATTCGATGGCATCGTCCAGCGTCAGAGCCGGCCGGTTCGTCAGCAGGCGCCATTCGACTGGCTTGACGCCCTTCGGCGCGTCGATTTCGCGTGCCACGATACAGGTGGCCGATACCGTCCCGGCCTTGCCGTTCGCAATGCTCACCTCGCGTGCCCAGAGTTGCTGGCGCACCTTGCGCGCTTTCTGATCGTCTCTGCCCGGCATGGTGAAGGTGACCTCTCCAAGCGCGGCGCCAGCGCTCGTGTACGCCCACAGTTTCTCGCCATCACCATCGGGCAGGCAGCGATTGTGCCTGGCCCGTACCAGCCAGTCGGCCGGCGTCCCCAGCACCTGCGCGCGCGCCATCATGGCCAGCAGATCGGCTTCGCGGTCGGCCACGTACACCAGCCGCGTCGTCGGCATCTCGGCCGCCATTTCGGCGACACGTTCATACCCTTCGATCCAGCGCGTGCTTTCCTTCTGACCGTGCCGCACGCCATCCTTGTCGCGCTCTTCGCGCGCCCACATCCACGCGTCGAGCACTCCCAACGGCTCGCGATCTGGTGTGACCGCGTAGGTCGGGTGCACGTACATCCCGCGCCGCGCTTCGTAGTTCAATGGACCAAGGCCGGTGGCCTCTTGGCCATTGAAATCGAGTTCGGTCGTGTCCTGCAAACACAGCACAACGGGGTACGCGTTCATCCGCTTCTGAGTCTGCTCCCAGTGTGGCGCCATGATGTCCTGCTACGCAACATCCGGGTTGGCCAGGAAACGGTAGGCCGCGCACGTTTCACTCCAGCTTTCGCACGCCATCGGGATGCTGGCCGTCGGGTTTGC
Protein-coding regions in this window:
- the moaA gene encoding GTP 3',8-cyclase MoaA, whose amino-acid sequence is MLRDRYGRSIEYLRLSVTDRCDLRCSYCIPKGFKGFEEPQHWLTFDEIERVVAAFARLGTRRLRLTGGEPLLRRNLAELAGRLSSLPGIDDLSLSTNATRLAHHAGELRAAGVSRINVSLDSLDRACMHQITGRDSLGMILDGIMAGKAAGFDPIKINMVALRGVNEHQIDAMVAFCIEHQFVLRLIEAMPMGASGRDTSWLDLGPVERHLRRHFGLIHQPAKLGGGPARYLATPDGRTSVGFITPMSQHFCADCNRVRLSVDGTLYLCLGQEDKVDMRPLLRGGASGAELEQAIRAAIELKPEKHEFREQPGKIIRFMSQTGG
- a CDS encoding PAAR domain-containing protein, giving the protein MTFCAKHPQVPLPIATGSASVYINGLPAARVDDTIACSAVITDGPGTCLSAAAPSRPM
- a CDS encoding pyridoxamine 5'-phosphate oxidase family protein, with translation MDSINKNQPEDNYKDLGGSDALKKLKALVDSAETCFFCTRHGGSARPMSVRQLDEQGNLWFLSADDSHKNAEIAADPAVKLYFQGSTHSEFLVLDGAASITRDKARIKELWNFILKTWFSEGEDDARIPAIKVTPGQGYYWDNKHGKAVAGVKMLVGTVIGKCSTIRSKATSRCSGGYCGRYRTAHTRKAGMIDSAAPAKASKSTISSRIRHGPGRQPFISGC
- a CDS encoding putative quinol monooxygenase, whose translation is MLVFSVTLTAKPDAAQALIELAAMLAPLSRAEPGCIRYDFLQSPHTPNKFVFFELWKSRADLDAHYQTPHFKTLAAQLPALIEGEADAVSYETEGPIPGF
- a CDS encoding AAA family ATPase, coding for MLTTLAIANYRSLRDLILPLQQLNVITGANGSGKSSVYRALRLLAETAQGGLIPALAREGGLQSTLWAGPENISRAMLEGRHEVQGTRRTETVNLRLGFASDASSYLIDLGLPLKSDMPSAFMLDPHIKRECIWSGPFLRRGGLFAERAGAVVKFKDSAGEWRVLSAPLATFDSMLTQLGDMRDGVEMLQLREQVRAWRFYDHFRTDADAPARRAQIGTHAPVLSNDGHDLAAAIQTIIEIGDADALHEAVDDAFPGAVLEVGVNDGRFELFMQQHGLLRRMRTSELSDGTLRYLLWIAALLTPRPPELLVLNEPETSLHPDLLAPLGRLMGKAARHSQIIAVSHAGGLIASLENQRGYQSICLEKEFGATRVVGMRELEKPAWHWTTR